One window of Penaeus chinensis breed Huanghai No. 1 chromosome 3, ASM1920278v2, whole genome shotgun sequence genomic DNA carries:
- the LOC125039798 gene encoding 2-oxoglutarate and iron-dependent oxygenase JMJD4-like: protein MIELSSCDPINHDDLQEPLASFPRVSEPLSYDEFFREFLEKNRPCVFSSSFTQEWLARDDWVTPSNTPNVEFLKSHFGDGEVPVADCDQKHYDSQEKKTYKLRDYIDYWHSLRDPCLGKKSCLYLKDWHFVRDFPAYKAYSTLQYFASDWLNEFWHVRSDIKDDYQFVYMGPKGSWTPFHADVFRSYSWSANVCGRKRWVFYPPGEDQFLRDPFGTPVYDVDSPDLKDIRKYPNAASAKGRIEVIQEQGETIFVPSSWHHQVWNLEDTISINHNWLNGTNLHRAWYFLVESLQQVEYAIRDCSDMDDWTGQCQLLLHATHGMDYHEFYTFLQTIARRRIEILTGKKTHLSFGIWETGKNHLLYDLKKIQWCLEQLLDDERLDTIKGFSDTENHPSNLLDEVVNVLS from the exons ATGATCGAACTCAGCAGCTGTGATCCTATTAACCACGATGACCTACAGGAACCTCTTGCGTCTTTTCCTCGCGTCTCCGAACCTCTGTCATACGACGAGTTCTTCAGGGAGTTTTTAGAGAAAAATCGACCATGCGTATTCTCCAGCAGCTTCACGCAGGAATGGCTTGCGAGAGACGACTGGGTCACACCCTCGAACACTCCCAATGTGGAGTTCCTAAAAAGCCATTTCG GTGATGGTGAAGTTCCTGTTGCTGACTGTGATCAAAAACATTATGATTCTCAAGAAAAGAAAACTTACAAGTTAAGAGACTACATAGATTACTGGCATAGCCTTAGGGATCCTTGTTTGGGGAAGAAAAGTTGTCTTTATCTGAAG GATTGGCACTTTGTTCGAGACTTCCCTGCTTACAAAGCTTACTCTACACTTCAGTATTTTGCATCAGATTGGCTAAATGAGTTTTGGCATGTACGTAGTGATATTAAGGATGACTACCAATTTGTATACATGGGACCCAAAGGAAGTTG GACACCCTTCCATGCAGACGTATTTCGATCATACAGCTGGTCTGCTAATGTGTGTGGACGGAAACGTTGGGTATTTTACCCTCCTGGTGAGGACCAGTTTCTACGTGACCCATTTGGCACTCCAGTATATGATGTTGATTCTCCTGATTTAAA AGATATTAGAAAATACCCAAATGCAGCTTCAGCCAAGGGCCGGATAGAAGTTATCCAGGAACAAGGGGAAACAATCTTTGTGCCCTCTAGTTGGCACCATCAAGTGTGGAATTTG GAAGATACAATATCAATCAACCACAATTGGCTCAATGGAACCAATCTCCACAGAGCATGGTACTTTTTGGTAGAGTCTCTACAGCAG GTGGAGTATGCCATAAGGGACTGCAGTGACATGGATGATTGGACAGGGCAGTGCCAGCTTCTTCTACATGCCACACATGGCATGGATTACCATGAATTCTATACTTTTCTTCAAACTATTGCCAGAAGAAGGATTGAGATTCTCACTG GCAAGAAAACACATCTCAGCTTTGGGATTTGGGAGACTGGCAAGAATCACCTTTTGTATGACTTGAAGAAAATCCAGTGGTGTTTGGAACAGCTGCTTGATGACGAGCGGCTCGACACAATCAAGGGATTCTCTGATACAGAAAATCATCCTTCAAATCTCCTTGATGAAGTTGTGAATGTGCTTTcatga